In a genomic window of Mastomys coucha isolate ucsf_1 unplaced genomic scaffold, UCSF_Mcou_1 pScaffold19, whole genome shotgun sequence:
- the Tex47 gene encoding testis-expressed protein 47, with amino-acid sequence MSFMVHNRRGSKKQFQVDPLLMPKVPRTNYLHLQEEKHRLQLKKFLLHRLFLVGHLRANIEKKEISEYYEQLFQSILKHHLGEVVTGLLLIYPSTFLHILESSNGTLFRILLDYVSHEKSQTEFMIQNMKIIVASHNIPTRLFMQWHVSVIKVPILYLDDDTQSQSVVQVTTDFLTMTHKLALHLYKTVKVGAKGPGDNLHQLAPELILPEQTIKYLCQAEEFMDPASFLSMYNRPIHVTLDSDIVWPAPSRF; translated from the coding sequence ATGTCTTTCATGGTCCATAATCGGAGGGGCAGCAAGAAGCAGTTTCAAGTGGATCCTCTTCTTATGCCCAAGGTTCCTCGTACCAATTACTTGCACCTTCAGGAAGAAAAACACAGGCTACAACTAAAGAAATTCCTCCTTCATAGGTTGTTTCTAGTGGGACACCTACGAGCCAAcatagagaaaaaggaaatttctGAATACTATGAGCAACTGTTTCAGTCAATTCTGAAACATCATTTAGGTGAAGTAGTGACAGGACTCTTGCTCATATACCCAAGTACATTTCTGCACATCCTCGAGAGTTCCAACGGCACACTGTTCCGGATTCTTCTAGATTATGTTTCCCACGAAAAGAGTCAAACAGAATTTATGATCCAAAACATGAAAATCATCGTGGCTTCTCATAACATCCCCACGAGGCTGTTCATGCAGTGGCATGTCTCTGTCATCAAAGTCCCCATTTTGTACCTAGATGACGACACACAGTCACAGTCTGTAGTACAAGTCACCACAGATTTCCTCACCATGACTCATAAATTGGCACTCCACCTTTACAAGACAGTGAAAGTGGGCGCGAAAGGGCCAGGTGACAACTTACACCAACTTGCCCCTGAACTCATTCTCCCAGAACAAACCATCAAGTACTTATGCCAAGCTGAAGAATTCATGGACCCAGCATCTTTCTTGAGCATGTATAACAGACCCATACATGTTACCCTGGATTCTGATATTGTGTGGCCAGCTCCTTCCCGTTTCTAG